In Mangrovivirga cuniculi, the following proteins share a genomic window:
- a CDS encoding class I SAM-dependent DNA methyltransferase, whose protein sequence is MSIEKAYNSWADQYDSNDNKTRDLDAKATIETLSKYRFTNVLELGCGTGKNTQWLLTKAERIIGLDFSLEMLNHAKRKITDRRVEFKLADLTKEWDIENQFADLVTSSLTLEHIDDLNHIFNQAYQKLSENGIFFISELHPFKQYTGSKAKYKTESGEEELEVYTHHLSDYLDNALRNGFKLLVVNEWFDDKTRNELPRLVTFVFNKRIKK, encoded by the coding sequence TTGAGCATAGAAAAAGCATATAATTCCTGGGCTGACCAATACGATTCGAACGATAATAAAACTCGTGATCTCGATGCAAAAGCAACAATTGAGACCCTGTCAAAATACAGGTTTACAAATGTGCTGGAATTAGGTTGTGGAACAGGGAAAAATACTCAGTGGTTACTGACCAAGGCTGAACGAATTATCGGGCTTGATTTCTCTCTGGAAATGTTAAACCATGCAAAAAGAAAAATAACAGACAGGAGGGTTGAGTTCAAACTAGCTGATCTTACTAAAGAGTGGGATATAGAAAATCAATTTGCAGACCTGGTAACTTCAAGCCTTACTCTTGAACACATCGACGATTTGAATCATATTTTTAACCAGGCATATCAGAAACTGTCTGAAAATGGAATTTTTTTCATCAGTGAATTACATCCCTTCAAACAATATACAGGAAGTAAAGCAAAATATAAGACAGAAAGCGGGGAAGAGGAGTTGGAAGTTTATACACATCATTTATCAGATTATCTTGACAATGCATTAAGAAATGGCTTTAAGCTTTTGGTAGTAAACGAATGGTTTGATGATAAAACGAGGAATGAGCTTCCGAGACTAGTAACGTTTGTTTTTAACAAGAGAATAAAAAAATAA
- a CDS encoding serine hydrolase domain-containing protein — MRIFVLTILALISNIILVGQTSLTDYQIKLLDSIATKDVPENAPGIATAIIQDGEVIYEKYAGLADLSDSTRIKNSTRFNIASNGKQFTALAVLKLIDQNKLNLSDDVRKWIPDLYPDIKEKITVRNLLNHTSGVRDCYDLWSLQGYTWWKESFDNADVLQLMRKQSELNFKPGTEYLYSNTNYILLALIVEKVSNKTFVEYTNEMFEQLNMPNTSFECDASKIQGQIARAYFNFGTWTTYDWNWNVCGDGNIFSSLEDQIQWEKLIQGKGETTFDREIISKSQQVIEGSQFENYGYGLEFGEYKYMEYRFHEGATGAWKATVIRFPKRNISMLTLTNTGKAITSNQTRQMADVVFELGSEDSYFATKPSSIGEYVSEEEILGTYLTENDFAFTFVKKGDKVFLRRVGRSDVELEREANNIFRQKFDPDFKQEFTTNSQGDMQVTAYYINHAPYSLTKTSQVEEDYEFKMLNGEYFNPETNTTVSLNHLEGVNYQVTFREDYKTNGLLVSDNKMIVDFYSIEFLDGDLILNGDRIKLLRFKRR, encoded by the coding sequence ATGAGAATATTTGTTCTAACAATTTTGGCATTAATTTCCAACATTATCCTGGTTGGACAAACCTCCCTGACTGACTATCAGATTAAATTGCTTGATAGCATTGCTACAAAGGATGTACCTGAAAACGCACCTGGAATTGCTACAGCGATCATCCAGGATGGGGAAGTGATTTACGAAAAGTATGCAGGGTTAGCAGATTTATCAGATAGCACAAGAATCAAAAATTCTACTCGATTTAATATTGCTTCAAACGGAAAACAATTTACCGCATTAGCGGTCCTCAAACTGATTGATCAAAATAAACTAAATCTATCAGATGATGTCCGAAAGTGGATTCCAGACCTTTATCCTGATATAAAGGAGAAGATCACAGTTCGAAATTTACTAAATCACACGAGCGGTGTTAGAGATTGTTATGATTTATGGTCTTTACAAGGTTATACCTGGTGGAAAGAGTCTTTTGATAATGCCGATGTATTGCAGTTAATGCGAAAACAGTCTGAACTGAACTTTAAGCCTGGTACTGAATATTTATACAGCAATACGAATTACATTTTATTGGCATTAATAGTAGAAAAAGTCTCGAATAAAACTTTTGTGGAATACACTAACGAGATGTTTGAGCAACTAAATATGCCCAACACATCTTTTGAGTGTGATGCTTCCAAAATACAAGGACAAATAGCCAGGGCATATTTTAATTTTGGAACCTGGACAACCTATGACTGGAACTGGAATGTTTGCGGTGACGGCAATATTTTTTCAAGTTTGGAAGATCAGATTCAATGGGAAAAATTGATCCAGGGAAAAGGTGAAACAACATTCGACAGGGAAATTATCTCGAAGAGTCAGCAAGTTATCGAAGGATCACAATTTGAAAATTACGGGTACGGTCTAGAGTTTGGCGAATATAAATACATGGAATATAGATTTCACGAAGGAGCAACAGGTGCCTGGAAAGCGACGGTGATCAGGTTTCCAAAAAGAAATATTTCGATGTTGACCCTGACCAATACAGGTAAAGCCATTACCTCTAATCAGACAAGACAAATGGCTGATGTGGTATTTGAATTGGGTTCAGAAGACTCCTACTTTGCCACTAAACCATCCTCAATTGGTGAATATGTCAGTGAGGAGGAAATTTTGGGGACCTATTTGACTGAGAATGATTTTGCATTCACATTCGTTAAAAAAGGAGATAAGGTATTCTTGAGAAGAGTTGGTAGAAGTGATGTTGAATTAGAACGAGAAGCAAATAATATCTTTCGACAGAAGTTCGATCCTGATTTTAAGCAGGAATTTACGACCAATTCTCAGGGTGATATGCAAGTAACAGCTTACTATATCAATCATGCGCCTTATTCCTTGACTAAGACAAGTCAGGTAGAAGAAGATTATGAGTTTAAAATGTTAAATGGCGAATATTTTAATCCGGAAACAAACACTACTGTTTCTTTAAATCATCTTGAAGGGGTGAATTACCAGGTGACATTTCGGGAAGATTATAAGACCAATGGTTTACTTGTATCTGATAATAAAATGATAGTGGACTTTTACAGTATCGAATTTCTGGATGGAGATTTAATATTAAATGGTGATCGGATAAAGCTGTTGAGATTTAAACGTAGATGA
- a CDS encoding DUF3592 domain-containing protein, whose product MSIKKILSVIFPMMFVLVGAGFLYVQGLSTIKQYIRQQQFIQVEASVKKADLKWEESWSDSIKYTIDVIYQYENNGNIYEIEREIVETGDLSNHELTKSRKEQAVNNLNNSRIITLSVDPNNPTRYQGFNQIDTNEFMVSILVPAVFILVGLFVTFRILKSKKPIEKKLSRPWMEIPAWKENNINCDTISRQKGSMTMAVFWILFSFTAFGLFISQQGFENPYFLLVGIFPVIGIFLLYGAISEIKNLKKYGTACIELDPFPASIGGHFGGIIKFKKTLPDESTIEVKLTCVKVEYSGSGKNRKKRKTLLWETTGFAYLSMRKNEAKIRLEIPDHLKESSISSTGIHWNAICTVSYDDDHFSRHFKIPVYRTNENSSIDVDSKNHPDTKKHASELINEVTEFTKRGEEYLLRFPALRILKKQVAIGLAIGAALLGAVIVSILYGSIPIIMLLFMSFFGLIFFGLAAFEGGYTLYVILSPHKITTEHKWLGRSFKNKNIPASSIHKINIEDYTRTSSNERGLISYYKITVADETDKNTAIAIRLKARSTAEEMKSFFENYYKINGERNN is encoded by the coding sequence ATGTCGATTAAAAAGATTCTTTCAGTTATTTTTCCTATGATGTTCGTTTTAGTGGGAGCGGGTTTCTTGTATGTACAGGGGTTATCAACCATAAAACAATATATCAGGCAGCAGCAATTTATCCAGGTTGAAGCATCAGTGAAGAAAGCAGATTTGAAATGGGAAGAGAGTTGGTCTGATAGTATCAAGTATACGATTGATGTTATCTATCAATATGAAAATAATGGAAATATCTATGAAATAGAGCGTGAAATAGTTGAAACCGGTGATTTAAGCAATCATGAGTTAACTAAAAGTCGCAAAGAACAAGCTGTCAATAATTTAAATAACTCACGTATAATTACTTTATCTGTTGATCCCAATAATCCTACACGTTACCAGGGATTTAATCAAATCGACACAAATGAATTTATGGTATCTATCCTGGTTCCAGCAGTTTTTATACTTGTCGGACTCTTTGTTACCTTCCGAATATTAAAAAGTAAAAAACCGATTGAGAAGAAGTTGAGTCGTCCCTGGATGGAAATCCCTGCCTGGAAAGAAAATAATATAAATTGTGATACTATTTCCAGGCAAAAAGGATCGATGACTATGGCAGTATTTTGGATTTTGTTTTCTTTTACAGCCTTTGGACTATTTATTTCACAACAGGGATTTGAAAATCCATATTTTTTACTGGTTGGAATTTTTCCTGTGATCGGTATTTTTTTACTGTACGGAGCTATTTCGGAAATTAAGAACCTTAAAAAGTATGGTACAGCCTGTATAGAGTTAGATCCCTTTCCTGCTTCGATAGGAGGTCATTTCGGAGGAATCATAAAGTTTAAAAAAACGTTGCCCGATGAAAGCACAATTGAAGTTAAATTAACCTGTGTCAAAGTAGAGTATTCCGGAAGTGGTAAAAACAGAAAGAAAAGAAAAACTTTATTATGGGAAACTACAGGATTTGCCTACCTGTCAATGAGGAAAAATGAGGCAAAGATCCGATTAGAAATACCAGATCATTTAAAAGAATCATCAATAAGCAGCACAGGTATTCACTGGAATGCTATTTGTACAGTGTCTTATGATGATGATCATTTTTCCCGGCATTTTAAAATCCCTGTCTATCGGACAAATGAAAACTCATCTATTGATGTTGATTCAAAAAATCATCCGGATACCAAAAAGCATGCTTCAGAGCTCATTAACGAGGTTACTGAATTTACAAAAAGAGGAGAAGAATATTTATTAAGGTTTCCAGCTTTACGAATCTTGAAAAAGCAGGTAGCCATTGGCCTGGCTATAGGAGCTGCGTTATTAGGAGCTGTGATTGTTAGTATTTTGTATGGTTCAATACCCATTATAATGTTGCTATTTATGAGTTTTTTCGGTTTAATTTTCTTCGGATTGGCAGCATTTGAAGGAGGTTATACTCTATACGTAATACTAAGTCCCCATAAGATCACTACCGAACATAAATGGTTAGGTCGTTCCTTTAAAAATAAAAATATACCAGCATCCTCCATTCATAAAATTAACATTGAAGATTACACCCGCACCAGTTCAAATGAAAGGGGACTTATTTCCTATTATAAAATCACCGTAGCTGATGAAACAGACAAAAATACAGCCATTGCCATTCGGTTAAAAGCCAGGTCAACCGCTGAAGAAATGAAGAGCTTTTTTGAAAATTATTATAAAATAAATGGTGAGAGGAATAATTGA
- a CDS encoding VOC family protein yields MNINQMYNVLCLSIIVVLSSGCGSSINYPPISETEAENYNPGQFVWHDLATSNPVGAMKFYGDVFGWEFETRGSGDNLYHVIKNQEKYIGGIFQLAQEYGDKSEWLGSISVPNIDAAITFNESNGGKTIFQVAKFDGRGKTALIQDPQGAIVALLKSSTGDPDIGPGMDNGWLWNELWTTDLNSSLSFYKGLVQYETEKVEEGKAPYFIFSRNGNKLAGVIKNPIEEGRSAWMPYIKVEDVNQVVAKAEAAGAYIMMKPNKDIRKGKVAVLIDPLGAQLTIQEWPLEN; encoded by the coding sequence ATGAATATCAATCAGATGTATAATGTCCTGTGTCTATCAATAATAGTTGTCTTAAGCTCAGGCTGTGGAAGCAGTATTAATTATCCGCCAATATCAGAAACTGAAGCAGAAAATTACAACCCGGGTCAATTCGTCTGGCACGACCTCGCTACCTCAAATCCGGTAGGAGCCATGAAGTTTTACGGCGATGTCTTTGGTTGGGAATTTGAGACCCGGGGTAGTGGTGATAATCTCTACCATGTTATAAAGAATCAGGAAAAATACATTGGAGGGATCTTTCAATTAGCTCAGGAATATGGTGATAAAAGTGAATGGCTGGGATCCATCTCGGTACCAAATATAGATGCTGCTATTACATTTAATGAATCTAATGGAGGTAAGACTATATTTCAGGTTGCTAAATTTGATGGGAGGGGAAAAACAGCCTTGATTCAAGATCCACAGGGAGCCATTGTTGCCCTTTTAAAATCGTCTACCGGTGACCCGGATATCGGACCCGGAATGGATAATGGATGGCTATGGAATGAACTCTGGACAACGGATCTCAATAGCTCGTTGAGCTTTTACAAAGGGTTGGTGCAATATGAAACTGAGAAAGTAGAAGAAGGGAAGGCTCCGTATTTCATTTTTTCAAGAAATGGAAATAAACTGGCTGGGGTGATTAAAAACCCCATAGAGGAAGGAAGAAGTGCCTGGATGCCCTACATCAAGGTAGAAGATGTCAATCAGGTTGTAGCAAAAGCTGAGGCAGCAGGAGCGTATATTATGATGAAGCCGAATAAAGATATAAGAAAGGGAAAGGTCGCCGTATTGATCGATCCGCTGGGAGCACAGTTAACTATCCAGGAGTGGCCATTAGAAAATTAA
- a CDS encoding RBBP9/YdeN family alpha/beta hydrolase, whose translation MKVNIPGLHNSDENHWQTLLEKTHPEDFIRINQENWDQPECNAWINKIERDLLTKNHLDLILIGHSIGCIAIVKWVEKFGHAIKGALLVAPSDSENENYPSYIKGFTPIPKSKLPFPTLVVGSTNDHVTTVERTKEFAANWGSKLIMLEDAGHIEPKSGFGPWPQVEVLIKELE comes from the coding sequence ATGAAAGTAAATATTCCAGGGCTACATAATTCAGATGAAAACCATTGGCAAACTTTATTAGAAAAGACTCATCCCGAAGATTTTATCAGAATCAATCAGGAAAACTGGGACCAGCCGGAATGTAATGCCTGGATAAATAAAATTGAGAGAGACTTATTGACAAAAAATCACTTAGACCTAATATTAATCGGTCACTCGATAGGTTGTATTGCTATTGTAAAATGGGTTGAGAAATTCGGACACGCTATTAAAGGCGCTTTACTTGTAGCTCCAAGTGACTCTGAAAACGAAAATTACCCATCCTATATTAAAGGTTTTACCCCGATACCAAAATCTAAACTTCCCTTTCCTACATTAGTAGTTGGCAGCACAAATGATCACGTCACTACAGTTGAAAGAACCAAAGAGTTTGCAGCTAATTGGGGAAGTAAATTAATTATGCTGGAGGATGCCGGACATATCGAACCTAAAAGTGGTTTTGGACCCTGGCCACAGGTTGAGGTTTTAATAAAGGAATTAGAATAA
- a CDS encoding energy transducer TonB, with protein MRVLFLFIFSFSSIFVFSKELTLYYNDSGELTIPILATHYRVASFDSLYENFDGRSYEYDLNNKLIRSYEYDNGKLTGIYLKKKQVDLNDLDDAARVVLENKHAFVQAEYIRKNDYKEIKDKLSPLPIGYFLDSSDAKMVDSLGRDNVKIAEERAEFPGGIQKVGEFLSVYLEYPKEARQAGVKGKVLVEFVIDVDGSVTDAKVVRGIGHGCDEAALRAINSLPDWKPGYQRGKPVRQRMVFPITFR; from the coding sequence ATGAGAGTATTATTTTTATTTATTTTTTCGTTTAGCTCAATATTTGTATTTAGTAAGGAATTAACTCTATACTATAATGATTCCGGTGAATTAACAATCCCTATTCTAGCCACACATTATCGTGTTGCTTCTTTTGATTCATTATACGAGAATTTTGATGGAAGATCATATGAATACGACTTAAATAATAAGCTAATTAGATCCTATGAATATGATAACGGAAAACTAACTGGTATATATCTGAAAAAGAAGCAAGTCGACTTGAATGATCTTGATGATGCTGCCAGGGTTGTTCTGGAAAATAAACATGCTTTCGTTCAAGCAGAGTATATCCGTAAAAATGATTATAAAGAGATCAAAGATAAACTATCTCCTCTCCCTATTGGTTATTTTTTAGACTCTTCAGATGCCAAAATGGTTGATTCTTTAGGTCGTGACAATGTTAAAATTGCGGAAGAGAGAGCTGAATTCCCGGGAGGAATTCAAAAAGTAGGTGAATTTTTATCTGTCTACCTTGAGTACCCTAAAGAGGCCCGGCAAGCGGGAGTTAAAGGTAAAGTGCTGGTTGAATTTGTTATAGATGTTGACGGATCAGTAACAGATGCTAAGGTGGTTAGAGGTATTGGGCACGGATGTGATGAAGCAGCATTAAGAGCTATTAATAGCCTTCCAGATTGGAAACCGGGATATCAACGGGGTAAACCAGTCAGACAACGGATGGTTTTTCCGATTACATTTAGATAA
- a CDS encoding TlpA family protein disulfide reductase, which yields MKKSFFSFILFMTFSLVFSQEHIETFDKILERLDAIETASYNSKTSSSAPGDTLVFHTFKRFVNMHVNSNDSLVGASFRTSALDDHNKYNFCYDGQYMVRFDWENRIAQIDTLTSNANMVPMAPFFIKVKSLIQYTEENIDSASVKYTEYQDSIKINFTFTDKMVEVMRLKPFVRQAKGKVSKYILVVDKNYLPFKLIRKMPHQTSWEACTDIRTSAIKDFEFSSLLQIPPDFKIKGRQMETPKSYALEGVKAPEWKLKESHGDSISLNDIEQKVILIQFTGIGCGPCHESIPFLKKLAEDYSDKDFELISIETWSNNIAGIERYKDRNEMNYSFLVSNKETKNDYKIDGVPSFFIIDENKVIKKVIVGYQKDKTDKEITRLIEEML from the coding sequence ATGAAAAAATCATTTTTCTCTTTCATATTATTTATGACCTTTAGTCTGGTTTTTAGTCAGGAGCATATCGAAACTTTTGATAAAATATTAGAACGATTAGATGCAATAGAAACGGCTTCTTATAATAGCAAGACATCATCTAGCGCACCTGGAGACACACTTGTTTTTCATACTTTCAAAAGGTTTGTGAATATGCATGTGAATTCTAATGATTCTCTTGTAGGAGCTTCATTCCGAACATCAGCCTTAGATGACCATAATAAATATAATTTTTGTTATGATGGTCAATACATGGTGAGATTTGACTGGGAAAACAGAATTGCACAAATCGATACGCTGACTTCAAATGCCAATATGGTTCCTATGGCGCCTTTCTTTATAAAAGTAAAATCGTTAATTCAATATACCGAAGAAAATATTGATAGTGCTTCAGTAAAATATACAGAATACCAGGATTCGATAAAAATCAATTTTACCTTCACTGATAAGATGGTTGAAGTTATGAGATTAAAGCCTTTTGTAAGGCAAGCTAAAGGAAAGGTTTCAAAATATATTTTGGTCGTCGATAAAAACTATCTGCCTTTTAAACTGATTAGAAAAATGCCACACCAGACAAGCTGGGAAGCTTGTACGGATATCCGAACCTCAGCAATTAAAGACTTTGAATTTAGTTCTCTGCTACAGATTCCTCCTGATTTTAAAATAAAAGGCAGACAGATGGAAACACCAAAATCTTATGCCCTCGAAGGAGTTAAAGCACCTGAATGGAAACTTAAAGAAAGTCATGGTGATAGTATTTCGCTGAATGATATTGAACAAAAAGTAATATTGATTCAGTTTACCGGAATTGGGTGTGGACCCTGCCATGAATCCATTCCCTTTCTAAAAAAGTTAGCGGAGGATTATAGTGATAAAGATTTTGAACTAATAAGTATTGAAACCTGGAGTAATAATATTGCTGGAATCGAACGGTATAAGGATAGAAATGAAATGAATTATAGCTTCTTAGTATCAAATAAAGAAACAAAGAATGATTATAAAATAGATGGAGTTCCCTCATTTTTTATTATCGACGAGAATAAGGTTATTAAAAAAGTTATCGTCGGATATCAAAAGGATAAAACCGATAAAGAAATTACACGATTAATTGAAGAGATGTTGTGA
- a CDS encoding TetR/AcrR family transcriptional regulator: protein MPRVKLFDENEVLTKAIQLFWKQGYSATSISDLVNHLGINRASIYDTYGDKEQLFLKAFEHYRKTNTERISEFFENEPNVKSGVKQLFEIAIKESVSDKDKKGCFVVNITTELIPGDDIVQNLLIENRKTFTNLFYTYLKKGEEEGQIKKGKDLKSIASLLFTLYNGLKVVSKINPDKKELMNSLNMALTLLD, encoded by the coding sequence ATGCCAAGAGTAAAATTATTTGATGAAAACGAAGTGTTAACTAAGGCAATTCAATTGTTTTGGAAGCAGGGATATTCTGCTACTTCTATCAGCGATTTAGTAAATCATTTAGGCATTAATAGAGCGAGTATTTACGATACTTATGGTGATAAAGAACAACTATTCCTTAAAGCCTTTGAGCATTACCGTAAGACAAATACTGAGCGAATCAGTGAATTTTTTGAAAATGAACCAAATGTAAAATCCGGAGTTAAACAACTTTTTGAAATTGCTATCAAAGAGTCTGTGTCTGATAAAGATAAAAAGGGATGTTTCGTGGTAAATATTACTACCGAACTAATTCCTGGTGATGATATTGTACAAAACCTACTAATAGAAAACAGAAAAACTTTTACCAACCTATTTTATACTTATTTGAAGAAAGGTGAAGAAGAAGGACAAATCAAAAAAGGTAAGGATCTTAAATCAATCGCTTCACTTTTATTCACATTATACAATGGGCTAAAAGTGGTTTCAAAAATTAATCCAGATAAAAAGGAATTAATGAATTCGCTAAATATGGCTCTTACTTTGTTAGACTAG
- a CDS encoding SDR family NAD(P)-dependent oxidoreductase: protein MSTLNSKVAVVTGGNSGIGYATAKELKNLGATVIITGRNSEKVKNAADELKVKGLVADVSDLEAIDNLINQIKNEFENVDILFVNAGIFQPAPIGQISEEMFDHQMGINFKGAVFTIEKFLPIINNGGSIINLSSVNAYTGMPNTAIYAASKAALNSYTRTAATELAPRKIRINAVNPGPVSTPIFSKTGMPEEQLNGFAEAMQNRVPLKRFGKPEDVSKLVAFLASDDASFITGGEYNIDGGINVNPLLA from the coding sequence ATGAGTACATTAAATAGCAAAGTAGCTGTGGTTACAGGTGGTAATAGTGGAATAGGCTATGCAACAGCCAAAGAACTTAAAAATTTAGGAGCGACTGTGATAATAACAGGCAGGAATTCGGAAAAAGTTAAAAATGCAGCAGATGAACTTAAGGTTAAAGGTTTAGTTGCCGATGTCAGTGACCTTGAAGCAATTGATAACCTGATAAACCAGATTAAAAATGAATTTGAAAATGTGGATATCTTGTTTGTTAATGCAGGTATTTTTCAGCCAGCTCCAATAGGTCAGATTAGTGAAGAAATGTTTGATCACCAAATGGGAATTAATTTTAAAGGTGCTGTATTTACTATCGAAAAATTCTTACCTATTATAAATAATGGTGGTTCAATAATTAACTTATCTTCTGTAAACGCCTATACAGGAATGCCTAATACAGCTATCTATGCTGCTTCTAAGGCCGCCTTGAATTCATACACACGAACAGCAGCTACTGAATTAGCTCCAAGAAAAATTAGAATAAATGCAGTTAATCCAGGTCCTGTATCAACACCTATTTTCTCAAAAACAGGAATGCCTGAAGAACAACTAAATGGATTTGCGGAGGCTATGCAAAACAGAGTCCCCTTAAAGCGTTTTGGTAAACCTGAAGATGTATCAAAACTAGTTGCTTTTCTCGCATCTGATGATGCTTCGTTTATTACTGGAGGAGAATATAATATCGATGGTGGAATAAATGTCAATCCTCTACTCGCCTAA
- a CDS encoding BspA family leucine-rich repeat surface protein, giving the protein MNKYYIFLFALILGVSSCKNDEVVKSFTLTAQVDGPGTVTPSSREVKSGETIEVIATPDSGFDFTGWTGDIVSSENPLSLTMDKDLNITANFVETTHLVTVEVEGPGSVSLTTKEVSPGETIEITATPNGEFVFNGWSGDVNSIDNPLFVTVNQDMNIKVQFVDGKDMIKLAENGVTLYCVPEAKVGLKYPYNGEMYEVVDYSRLKSLADNYQDLTKVITTKITNMNSLFLENSLFNSDISNWDVSNVRGMSKMFEGAESFNQDLSFWDVSKVNNMSAMFENAKSFNQDLSTWNVSSVTTMYHMFSFAINFNGDVSTWDVSNVKNMEHMFWQVKYFNSDISNWNVSSVTDMKGMFRNANNFNSDISSWDVSNVEKMDLMFYQANKFNQDLSSWNVSKVTTMINMFCAASIFDQDLSAWDVSNVTNMRSMFERSGFNSNISTWNVSNVTDMQGMFRDAFTFNQDISNWDVSNVTSMWGMFFRAFDFNQDISSWDVSNIESMGSMFYLAKNFNQDISPWNVSKVSVMSKMFYGASTFNQDLSTWNVDLVEDCESFALNASNWTEPKPNLTCTQ; this is encoded by the coding sequence ATGAATAAGTATTACATTTTTTTATTTGCTCTAATATTGGGTGTATCAAGCTGTAAAAATGATGAAGTTGTTAAATCTTTCACTTTAACAGCACAGGTAGATGGACCAGGAACTGTAACTCCTTCTTCGAGAGAGGTTAAATCTGGTGAAACCATAGAAGTGATCGCAACACCAGATTCTGGATTTGACTTTACGGGTTGGACGGGAGACATTGTCTCAAGTGAAAATCCGTTGTCTTTAACTATGGATAAAGATCTCAACATCACGGCTAATTTTGTAGAAACCACCCATTTGGTTACAGTAGAAGTAGAGGGTCCGGGCTCAGTATCTTTAACTACAAAGGAGGTCTCTCCAGGTGAAACAATTGAGATAACCGCTACCCCTAATGGAGAGTTTGTGTTTAATGGCTGGTCAGGAGATGTTAATTCTATTGACAACCCGTTGTTTGTCACTGTCAATCAGGATATGAATATAAAAGTTCAGTTCGTAGATGGCAAAGATATGATCAAATTGGCCGAAAATGGCGTTACCCTATATTGTGTGCCAGAGGCTAAAGTTGGATTAAAATACCCTTACAACGGTGAGATGTACGAAGTCGTAGATTATTCCAGATTAAAATCCTTAGCTGATAATTATCAGGATTTGACGAAAGTGATTACCACTAAAATCACAAATATGAATAGCTTATTTCTCGAGAATTCTTTATTTAATTCAGATATATCAAATTGGGATGTAAGCAACGTAAGAGGCATGAGTAAAATGTTTGAAGGAGCAGAATCTTTCAATCAGGATCTTTCATTTTGGGATGTAAGTAAAGTAAACAACATGAGTGCCATGTTTGAAAATGCGAAATCTTTTAATCAGGATTTATCTACCTGGAATGTAAGTAGTGTTACTACAATGTACCACATGTTTTCTTTTGCTATTAATTTTAATGGCGATGTTTCTACCTGGGATGTTAGCAACGTAAAAAATATGGAACATATGTTTTGGCAGGTCAAATATTTTAATTCAGATATATCGAACTGGAATGTAAGTAGCGTAACTGATATGAAAGGCATGTTTAGAAATGCAAACAACTTCAATAGTGATATTTCTTCATGGGATGTAAGTAACGTTGAAAAAATGGATTTAATGTTTTACCAGGCAAATAAGTTTAATCAAGACCTATCATCCTGGAATGTAAGTAAAGTAACCACCATGATTAATATGTTTTGTGCCGCTTCAATTTTCGATCAGGATTTATCTGCCTGGGACGTAAGTAATGTAACCAATATGAGATCAATGTTTGAAAGATCAGGTTTTAATAGCAATATCTCTACATGGAATGTAAGTAACGTTACAGATATGCAGGGTATGTTTAGGGATGCGTTTACATTTAATCAGGATATTTCAAATTGGGATGTAAGCAATGTAACTTCTATGTGGGGTATGTTTTTTCGTGCTTTTGATTTCAATCAGGATATCTCTTCCTGGGATGTAAGCAATATTGAAAGCATGGGATCTATGTTTTACCTGGCAAAAAATTTTAATCAGGATATTTCCCCATGGAATGTCAGTAAGGTCTCAGTAATGTCTAAAATGTTTTACGGAGCATCAACTTTCAATCAGGATTTATCTACTTGGAATGTTGACCTAGTTGAAGACTGTGAATCATTTGCTTTGAATGCTTCAAATTGGACGGAACCAAAACCAAATCTTACTTGCACTCAATAA